GCCTTGGtggctaataaaaaaaaaaaattgaaatgtttggaAGTGGATAGCTTGTCATGcttcttttaatttggttagaCTTATAATTCATTGCATGATagagtgaaaagaaaattgtttttagttatttggcaaaattatttatttattgaggTAAAAATCACGTTGCCGAATTATTATAAAGCGGGGCGTGACAATTCTGAACTATCAAGGCCATATAATCGATTAGATTTACTaaatttgtttctgtttttccacCCGCATCCTGAATTAATCTTATTGCTTTTCTTGACTGTTGTAACCTTTGGTATGCTGTATGCAGCTAGCCACAAGTAATTGTGTTTCTCTGCTAATATTCCGAAAGCTCTATGTACTCCCCAAGATTCACAGTGACCACCATAACAATGGTTACCACACGCTTAGTAGCCCTCTGCCGGGTCTTCATAAATTTTTTGGGCTCGTGAATTCAAAGTATGATGTCTAGCAGCCAACCAcctgaaaagggaaaaatacaTTTGCTCCCCATGGTTTGCATTGTCTTGATCCGATTTCTTGGTGAGAGAGCTCTGCTCTACACTCACCTATCAACTTACATGCAGGGTAAGAAGTTCAAATATAAAGGACATGCTCAGGAGGAATCCAGCAGAGCTGCTGCATCAGACATCGATCTTAATCTCGCAGACAGCGATCAAGGTTCAGTTGAGAAACCTGGTCAATACCAAATATCTTGGGCTAGGCGTTCCAGTGATGGAGCAGGTGATGGATTTGTCACATCCATTAAGGACCTTTTCAATTCTCAGCACCGCAAGGCCAAGGCACTTGTGTTACGGACAATGAGGTCCCAAACAGAGAATAGGTCAAATGGGGAATGGAGTGAAAATGATGCAGAATTCTCTCCCTTTGCGAGGCAACTAACTATAACTAACGCAAAGAAATTTATTAGAAGGCACACGAAAAAGTTCGGCTCAAAGGGACAGAAAGGTTAGTGACACTCACTCCTATTTTACAAACCATGTGaccttttttttatcttttccattTTACCCTCTTCTTCTGTCTGTCCTTGTGAGATTCTTAACAAGGACTGAAAACCTCAAAAAGACAGAAAACGTAAAATGACACGTTTTCAGGGTTGCAATTAGCCAATTATGGACCCAATTCAAATCTTTTGCCTAGAATGTAGCAAAGGAGATCTAGCCGCATTTTCATGGCTCTCATCCATACTGTTTTTCTTGTCATTTCTAAAAACCTCCAAGGTGCTTTTGTAGTTTCAACCCAATTGCCCTTTCTCTTAAATTGAGCTCCAGAAGATTTGAACTTCAGGTTTATAAGATCAATAATTGCTCGATCATTCATATTGCATCAGGTGTATCTTTCCAGCATAAAGAATTGCTTCCATCATCCTCAAGGCAGACCACACTACCTGAAAGTGATTCTTCGTCTAGTGGATCGCCACCTCATGAGGATTTTCATGAGTAGAAGAGTTTCCTGAAGCCATAATTCTTCATAGGTTAAAGAAGTGTGCAGGTGAAAGTCCCTTAACAGCCAAGGTTGGAGAGCGTATAAACGGGTGGTGGTTGATTAGTAATGCTTGGAGAATTCAAGACATTTCCAAATTAAGTCAGTTTTCTAATGATCGGGTAACGTTGCATTGTTGGCCCGAGCTTATGGTGCAGACCCTACGAAACAAAAGCAGGGCAAACAACTGATGGCATTATGAAGATGAGAATTGGGAATCACAGATTGATTTCTCCCCTCCAAATATAcgcaaggttttttttttgtcaaatgttGGGAAAAATCAAGGTTTTTATTGATTATCTCCTTCGAATAAAACATATGGGCTCTTCAAGAGTCCCATGGAAAATTTTGTATGAACAATCATCCATGTTCAAGATCGACAAAGGATTAAATGAATTGCATGTCTCATTTCGTTCTTTTCCTTTTAAGATTTGAGGTACgtttcgttcttttttttttaagatttgaGGTACGttgacttaccaaaaaaaaaaaataatagtaataattgGGCTAGGTTAAAAGTTATTTGTGTTATTTCCAAAGACATCCCTTCAACTATCACGTTTTGTCAACATGACCTCCTCACGTTTAAAACTCATTAACCTCACCTCCTCATCTATCAAAACTCATCAACTACACCTCTTTCATCCAATTCTGTTAAGAAAtatcaactttttagcctaagttggatggaaaaataaattttgagcCTAAAATGCTATTGCTTTGGGCGGAAAATATATTCTCGGGCTATTTATAATCACTCTTTATACTCACTCAAACGTatattgctctctctctctctctctctctctctctctctctctctctactattcttttccaactccaactccaactccatctccatctccatctccatctccccATTTCCCCAcccacaaaaaatgaaaacccaCCAAACTCCTCCAAACCAACCATCCCTAGTTCTCTCTCCTAACCTCATCTTATTCTTCTTTCCAACTCCACCCAAACTCTgaatttgaatttctaaaaTCCAGATTTTTAAACAAAACCCAGATTGTGAAACAACCCcccgcccaaaaaaaaaaaaaattaaagcgATTGATTTAGGGCTTCAAATGAGTCCAAGTTTTATGGTTTGGAGCAATTCATTTAGCGTTTCAAACGTTATGGGTTTGACATACTTAGTTgggttctagggttttgattttctgggtttcatCCATGTCGGGcgaagagagagacagaggagagaggggggaagaggagaggagagggaggcgtgagtttttttttaagtcccAAACCTTATTTCTTTCACAGACTAAAGAATAGGGTAACTTAGTCTTTTCGTGTGTTTCCGTCCAAGTTTTTAACGGAAATAAGGGGAGGGGGTGTAGTTAATGCGTttgatagatgagggggtgagATTGATGAGTTTTAAACGTGAACGGGTCCTGTTGATAAAACGTGATAGCTAAATGAATGTCCTTGGAAATTACCCAGGTATTTAAGCTAACCAAACCTGTTTAAACCGATTAACAATGGTGTCAACTCCCTCTCAATGGGAATTTGAATTCAAAGCATTTATACTCCCCAAACCAGGCCAAGTGCcccggttcttatttttttcatttattgtaattttttacagCAACCTATGGCTATGCTTAGCATTGGTGGATCATTTGTAATCCTTTCTCTATGTAGCAACTCCCAATCTCCCACTCATGCGCACACCCCCACAAAATAGGCATT
The sequence above is drawn from the Rhododendron vialii isolate Sample 1 chromosome 6a, ASM3025357v1 genome and encodes:
- the LOC131331352 gene encoding protein SABRE-like; protein product: MMSSSQPPEKGKIHLLPMVCIVLIRFLGERALLYTHLSTYMQGKKFKYKGHAQEESSRAAASDIDLNLADSDQGSVEKPGQYQISWARRSSDGAGDGFVTSIKDLFNSQHRKAKALVLRTMRSQTENRSNGEWSENDAEFSPFARQLTITNAKKFIRRHTKKFGSKGQKGVSFQHKELLPSSSRQTTLPESDSSSSGSPPHEDFHE